CACGCATTTCTTTTTGAAGGAAAATACTTTTTGTACAATACTCAATAGTTTTAACAATCAGGTTGTTGCTCAGGAGAGTATTCAAGCAGCTTGTGATACGGAAGTTTTGGCAATCACTAAAACAAGATTGTATGAACTCTATGAAAAAATTCCGGAGCTCAAAGGGCTTATTCACCAGATCACACAACAGGCGCTACTGGATAAAATCGGTATAAGAAATGCTTATCTCGGACAGGATTCCACGACGCGCTACAAGCTTTTTATGATGCGTCAACCCGAAGTCGCGCTCCGCGTTCCTTTAAGCGATGTTGCCTCTTATCTTGGGATCACACCGCAGTCATTAAGCAGGATTCGTAAAAATATTCGATGATTTAAGCTGAAAATATTCATCATTTCAAATTAACAATTCTTTTGCATCCTGATTATTTATGATTTATCAATCAGGGTGTTTTTATCAAAACCTTTGAATACGAATTTTTGTCATCGTTAATTTTTAAAATGTAATTTCCCGCCGTTAAGCCGGGGAAATTCTTCATCTCATAACTTGTTTCACCAGGGAAAAGATATTTTTGCCCTCTCTTAATTGCTCTTCCCTGAATATTGTAAAGCGTAAAATGAACCAGTCCTTTGTTCTGGGTTTTTATCGAAAATCGCAGGTAATCTTGAAATGGGTTGGGCCAGATATTGATATCGGGGTTAGCCAATGCATTGAGATTAAGT
The nucleotide sequence above comes from Dyadobacter subterraneus. Encoded proteins:
- a CDS encoding Crp/Fnr family transcriptional regulator; amino-acid sequence: MPNPLITYLELFRSLSYQEQQIISDYFESRKFKEGEYLFQSGKVCKDFFFICDGVLRIVVLNEKGSEVTHFFLKENTFCTILNSFNNQVVAQESIQAACDTEVLAITKTRLYELYEKIPELKGLIHQITQQALLDKIGIRNAYLGQDSTTRYKLFMMRQPEVALRVPLSDVASYLGITPQSLSRIRKNIR